Within Halorubrum lacusprofundi ATCC 49239, the genomic segment AGCCGGGGCGGCGCTTGTAGAGGGAGCGTCCTGGTCATGGCTGGTTGACTGGGTTCTCGTTGATGTCCTCTATAAGATCGCGGCGGGGGTTGTCCTCGGCTATGTGATCGGAAATCTCATGGGCCGGTTTCTGTTTCGGTTACCCACGACTGAGAGTGTCGCCGAGATAATGGGGGGCGGTCAGGAGGTAATGGCAGGGATCGAAGCGCTGGCCACAACGCTGATCGCGTACAGCGTGACCGAACTCCTGGGCGGGTATGGTTTCATTGCTGTCTTCGTGGGTGCACTGACACTCAGACACTTCGAGTGGGAACACGACTACTACGTGGAGCTTCATGATTTCGCCGTCGTCGTCGAACGGCTTCTCATGGCGACGGTTCTCGTACTGTTCGGAGGGGCTATCGCCGGGGGATTGTTAGGAGCCTTAACGTGGACTGAAGCACTGATTGGGATGATCCTCCTCCTGGTAGTTCGGCCAGTGGCCGGGATTCTCAGCTTTATCGGAACGGCTGCTTCCTGGCCGGAGCGGGCCGTGATCGGGTTTTTCGGTATTCGAGGCATCGGCTCGTTCTATTACCTCTCCCACGCCTTGGCGGAGTCGTCGTTTCAGGAGATAGAGCTCCTCATCGCGGCAGAACAGCTCTGGGCTTTCGTCGGATTCGTCGTCCTAATGTCGATCATCCTGCACGGGATGAGTGCAAACCCGGTCATGAACGCCCTCAATCGACGGCAGCAGCGTCAGGAGAATTAGGAGGGGTCCGATCGATGACGGGAGTGGATGAATCGGTGCAGTTGATCGATTGCTTATAAGTGAGAGTGAGTTGTTGCTGGCGGCTGTTCATAAGTCTCTGACAGAACGGTGAACATCTCCAAAGCCCCAGCCGCGAGGAGGTCGCACGCTCGCTGTCGTTCGAAAGGCGCAAAGCGACTTTCGCGATGTCGTCAGAATCCGCCGGATTCTGACTGCTAGCCGGAAATTGAAAATTTCCGGCGACGACGAGAGCATCCGGCGTCTCGAACCACGCGCCTCACTCGGTCGCTACCACTCTCCTCGTTGCGGTGTCGCCGGCGCCCTCCTCGCGAGCCTACGGCCAGCTCGCAGGCACGCCGAGCGAGAGCAAAGCTCTCGCTTGCAGCCGGCGGCAAAGCCGCCGGCGACGCCACCGCCGTGCTATTTCTAAGCGATCGTCGCAGTCGCTCACGACCATTTAAATGCCATCCCGCTGCGGACACGAACTGTTTTGATGTCTCTCCGCGTACGTCCACTATTGAGGTGTGTTAACGTGAAACAATATGATGTGGAGTCGCCGATCGTCGACATCGCGTATCTCGCGCGGTCCGAACATCGTATCTCAACGCTCGTCGCACTGACGGAGCGCCCCCGGAGCCGCTCCGAGCTCTGCGAGTTGACCGGGGTTTCGTCTTCCACGATGCGCCGGACACTGGACGAATTCAACGACCGGCTCTGGATCCGCAAAGACGGGTATCAGTACGCGGCGACGCGACTGGGGGAGGCGATCGCATCCGGAATGGAAGACCTGATCGAGCGGGTTGAAACCGAGCGAGAGCTGCGTTCTGTCTGGCAATGGCTCCCCGACGCGATCAGCGAGTTTCCGTTCGAGACGTGGTCGGAACTGACCGTAACCGTCGCCGAACCCGATGCGCCGTATCGTCCGGTGGGACGATTCGAGTCGCTCCTCCGGGAGACGACCACCGTACGGTTCCTTCGTCCGGAAGTCGCGCTGATGGATCTGTGCTTCGACCTGCTCTACCAACTGATCGGCGAGGGCGTGGACGTGACGTTGATCGACCGTCCGGAGTGTCACCGATACTTTCTGTCGACGTATCCGGATCGTAGCTCCGAGATGATTCAACAGGACAATTTCACGGTATTAGAGCACAACGACCTGCCTTCGTACGGAACCGGGCTGCTCGATGAACGCATTACGATCAGTTGTTACGAGCGGGATAGCGGAACGGTGCACGCATTGATCGATACCGACGCGCCGGCGGTCCGCGAGTGGGCGGAGTCTCTCTACGAAAGCCACAGGGCAGATGCACGTCACGTCGAACCACAAAAGAGCGCCGAGTGAGGGTTGTAGCGACGTACGTAACGTGGTCAGACTCGATGAGCACCGAATTGCAGTTGTTGATTCGTTTGCAGTGGCTGCAAGAACGTCACGAATTGCCGAATTTTCACAAAATAGCTACAATACACGCGGCTTCGTAACTCTACTTAGCCGGGAAGAGATACAATCGCTTCTCTGACCGGGGAAGGAGACCAGACCATGACTGCCGAACGACAACTATCGCACGGTATCGACCTCGAAACACTCGACGGGTTCGCCGCACACGCCGCAGAGAATCCCCAAGCCGTCCGGCTTGGCCTCGGGGCGTCTGCGACCTACGAGGGGACAGCCGCGCACAGCCTGGCGAAAGTCGATAGCTACGAGCTTGGGGATGAGACGATCGCCCGCGAAACGCGTGAATACACGATTCCCTACGGCGCCTGGAAGGAAGTACTGGATGCGGGTGGGTGGGTCGGTGGGATCGACCGGCTCGAACCGGTAGAAGCCGCGCTGTCGGCACTGGCTGCCTGTATCAACGTCGGAATCAGCATCAACGCCGCCGCCAACGGCGTGGATATCGACCATCTCCAGACGCGTGTCCGGACCGATTTCGATCCAGCGGTTCTCTTCGGTCTCGAGGAACTCAAGGAGGCCGACTCGGTCTTCGAGAACCTCACCGCCGAGATCGAGATAGACGGCGACAATCTCGATCAGGATCTGATCGACGAATGGGCACGGCGAGCACCCGTCTACACGTTCGTCTCCCTCGCTCAGGACGTCGATATGAGCGTCAACACGCCTGCGGAGATGGTGAGCGACGACTGACTAGGAGAGTGACAAATAAGAGAACCCAATCACCCGGCCCGCCCAGCTGGTGGATCTCGCCGATTGATCCGCCGAACGAACCTTTTTTGACCGAAACCGTGAGAAAACGTATCTCCCTACGGAGGGGATTTGCAGAGCTGCTTAGTCGTGCGAGTGGCTGTGCGCGCCGTGGTCGTGGGCGGTGTCGTCGCCCTCGTCGTCGTGGGTGTGGTCCTGCCCGTCGGGGTCCGTCTCGCCGAGCACCTCCGCGCCCTCGCCGTCGATCATGTCCATATTCTTGAGGTTGTCACGCTCCTCGAAGTCCTCGACGGCCTCCATCACGTCCTGCTGCGTGATCGTCATCCGGTCTTCCGTGAGCGCACCGAGGACCGCCTCGCGCAGCACCATCCGGAGGTCCGAGCCCGTGAGCCCGGTCGTTCGGTCGGCGACCTCCTCGGGGTCGAAGTCGGCGATCTGCATCTCGCGGGTGACGACCCGGAGGATGTCCGCGCGCATGTCACGGTCCGGCTTGGGGAAGTTGACGATCTCGTCGAAGCGGCGCCACGCGGCCGCGTCGAGTTGGTCCGGGTGGTTGGTCGCGCCGATCAAGAGGACCTCGTCGCGCACGAGCGACACCTCGTCGATCGACTTGAGGAGGGTGTTGACCGCGCGCTTCAGGGCGGCGTGCTCGTCGGAGCGCCGGGTCTTCGCCACCGAGTCGAACTCGTCGATGAAGAGGATACACGGCGAGAGCCGCTTTGCGACCTCGAAGGTCTTCTCGACGTTCTTGGCCGTCTCGCCGAGGTACTGGCTCGTGATCATCGACATTTTCACCTCGACGAGCGGGATACCGAGCTCGTGCGCGAGCGCCCGCGAGACGGTTGTCTTCCCGGTCCCCGGCGGACCGACGAACAGCAGCTTCCCGATCTCGCGAAGCCCGATGCTCGCGAGGTACTCGCGGTGTTCGATCGCTTTCACGATCTTCTGTATCTCGCCCTCTTGATCGCCCGTGAGCACGAGGTCAGCGAGCGTCGTCTCGATCTCCTCGGGCGCGCGGACGTTGACGAGGTCGAGCATCTCCCCGTCCTCGTCCTCGTCGAAGTACTCCTCCAGGAGGGCGTCGATCCAGACGCGATCGGCTTGGATCGGTCGGACGCTGTCGCGCGCCTCCTCGTGGGTCACGGGCGCGTCGAGGTCGTCAGACGCCTCCAGCGCGGCGACGACCGTCGGATTGGCGGCGATTCGCTCGTCGTCGGCGTGGTCGCGATACCACTCCAGCGCCATCGCCGGCTGGGTCAGGGATATCTCGCCGGAGAATTCCGTCCGCTGGGTAAAGAGCAGGTCGGAAACGGCGTCCCACGGGTGCTCAACGCCCGTTGCGGTGCGGGTTGTCTCGCTCGTCGCCTTGAGCGGCCGCTCGACGCCGCCCGGGGCGTCGTCGGCGGCGTCATCCGACCAGAACACCTGTCGGAAGCGCGGCGGCAGGTCGTTCTCGTCGAGGTCGCGGTTCTCGGTGTAGAGGTGCGTCGTCAACACGAACTCGACGACGTCGAGCGCCGGGTCACTCATCCGCGCGAAGTAGCCGCGGGACGCGGTTAAGCGCGTCGAACCGCGGGCGCGAACGGTGGCGGCGAAGGGAGCCGACATACCGATTCACACCGATCACACGGGCGCCGTATCGAACGCTTATTAGCCCTGGTGATCGACCTATCTCGCATGAGCTCCGAGGACGCGGCCGCCACCGGTGATTCCGCCGGTCAGGCCGACGCGGACCACGAGAACGCGCTCCAGGACGTGATCGCCGTCGACCCCGAGGACGTCGAACAGGGGACGGTGAACCGGCTCGACGCCCACACCGGCGACGGGATCCGCCACCGGGCGTTCACCTGTCTCGTGTACGACACCGAGGGCCGGATCCTGCTGGCCCAGCGCGCGCCCACCAAGCGACTCTGGGACGCTCACTGGGACGGAACGGTCGCCTCCCATCCGGTCGAGGGGCAGTCGCAGAAGGACGCGACCGAACAGCGCCTTGAAGAGGAGCTGGGGATCACCCCTGAGCAGTACGACGACCTTCGGGTGACGGACAAGTTCGAGTACAAGCGCTACTACCCCAACGAGGGCGTCGAGTGGGAGGTCTGCTCGGTGCTGAAGGTGACCTTGGACGACACCTCGCTCGACCCCGACGAGGAGGAGATCGGCGGTATGCTGTGGGCCGACTACGAGCACCTCCACGAGAACCCGTCGCTGTACAGGCAGCTCCGCCTGTGCCCGTGGTTCGAGATCGCGATGCGGCGCGACTTCTCCTGAGCGAGCGGATCGACCCTCCTGAGACTGCAACCGAAGCGGCGACTTGAAGGCGCGCGGGCGACTTCCTCCGATATGACTGTCGTCGCCGTGCTTGCGAAGCCGCCCCGCGAGGGGCTCGTCGCGACCGGGCTCGCGGAGTCGACGCCGCTGTCGGCCGCCGAAGCCGCCGACCTGTACGAGGCGCTGTTCCGCGACGCCGTCCTCGCGGTCGACCGCTCCGGCGGTGAACTCCTCGTCAACTACCCGGTCAACGACGACCTCCCCGCCGAGTACCGCACCGACGCCGCTCCCGAGGCCGAGCTTCGAACCCTCGTCGCCGACACCCTCGGCGGCACCGAGGAGGTCCGGTTCGAGCGGCAGGTCGGATCGTCGTTCGGCGCGCGCGCTGGGAACACCGTTACCCACCTGCTCCGCGAGGAGAACGCCGACTCGGTCGCGATCGTCACCCCGCAGGCGCCGATGCTCTCGCGGACCGTGATCGACTCGGCCGCGATGAAGCTCCGGACGAACGAGGTCGTGCTCGGCCCATCCACCCGCGGACGCACCTACTACGCCGGGTTCACCGCGCCGATCGACTTCGACGGCGCCTTCGAGGCCCCGAACCTCCCGACGCTCGCGGCGCGCGGCCGCGACGCCGACCTCGACGTGGAGTTCCTGGAGTCGTCGCCGTCGATGGTCGACGGCGACGACCTCCTCGACGCCGTTCCCCTGCTTCGCGCCCGGTTCGCCGCCCAGCGCGTCGTTCCCGACTACACCGCCGCGTTCGTCCACGAGCACGGCCTCGATGTGGTCGTCGAGGACGGGGACGCGCGGATCGTCCGAGACTGACGCGGCTCGAAACCCCGATCAGCGCGCCTCGAAACCCGGAAAAGGCTCGGTCACCTACAACTGACAATGACCGATGAGAAGGAGAGCACGTTCCTCGTCACGCACGTCGAGAGCGACTCCGCGGTGCTGAAAGACGTCCACGACGGGCAGGTGCACACGCTGAGCTCGAACCCCGGGCTCACGGTCGACGATGCCTTGGAGGCGACTGTCGCACCCGATCCGCCGATGGAGGTCACGTATCAGATTGTCGAGATTATGGAGCAGCGAGCTCTCTCGATAGCGGAAAGCGAAGAGCCCCCGACGGTCCACGAGCGCGAGCTCGCGACCGAGACGGAGACCGGCGAGCTCGCCCGCGAGGAACGCGCGGGCGTCGGCGAGATCCACGTGTTGACGCCGCCCGAAGAAGACACCGCGGACGCGGTTTCGGACGTGATCGACGACCGCGAGGCGACGCTCTCGCGGGCGGCTCGGCTCGGCGTGAACCGCGTCGAGGTCCGGTCGGAGCCGGGCGTGGTCAGCGTGCGGTATATGCCCTAAGCGCGTCCCGAGACGGAAAGAGCGGTTATTCTCGGTCGCCGGTTACACACGACGGTCCCGCCGCGCTCTGGACGCGCCAGCCGCCGTCGACGTCGCCGGACCGTGTCTCGTAGTCGACCGCGGTCGCGTCGGTCACGACTGCCGTGTCGACCGCGTCACCGTCGACCTCGATCCGCTCAGCGCGGAACGGTACGTCGAGGCTGTCACCGCAACAGCCGACGTCGACGAACTCCTCGCGGGTATCCCCGACGGCGACGCGATCAAGGACCCGAGCGAAGTAGCCGCGGTAGCGGTCCGTCTCGACCTGATCGCGTCCCCAGTCGCTGAGCCCCTCCGGGTACGAGAGAACGACGCGGGTGGCGTTCGACTCCATACGCTTCGGTACGGCGTCCGGGAGCTAATCGGTTGCGGCGCGACGCGTCGCCTCGCACCTGACCGATGGTGAGAGCGGTCGTGCGTGGGAGATCCGACGGAGACGAAGTCGTAGATGAGTAAGAAGGCTTATTCGCGCCCGCGAAGGAAGCGGTATTTATGGTAGCGATCGAGGTACCGGAGGTCAACTATACCGAGTACTCGAACCGGCAGCTCGTGGCGATTCCGCTCGCGGTCCTCGTTCTCGCACTCGCGATCATCGGCGGGTGGTACCTGGTCACGGGAGCGCCGGCGAATCTCGGGTTGGAGTTCACGGGCGGCGTGGAGCTCCGGATCGCCGACGACGGCGGCGACGTAGAACAGCAGATCGAGACCGCGTTCGAGCGGCAACCCGACTCGGTCCGGTCGATCCCCGCGGACGACGTGTACGTGGTGACGTTCCGGGCGGCCGACGAGGATCCCGGCGGCCTGGCCGACGACCTGTCCGCACAGGCCGACGAGGCGGGGCTGTCCACGAGCGCGATCGATCAAGTGTCCCCCAGCTTCGCGTCCGACACGGCCCGAACCGCGGTGTTCGGCGTTGCGCTCGCCTTCCTCGGAATGAGCGTGCTCGTGTTCGCGCTGTTCCGGACGTTCGTCCCGTCGCTCGCGGTCGTCGCGTCTGCGTTCTCCGACCTGATGGTCCCCATCGCGGTGATGAATCTCCTCGGGATCCAGATGACGCTCGGAACGATCGCGGCGCTCCTGATGATCATCGGTTACAGCGTCGACTCCGACATTCTGTTGAACAACTCCGTACTGCGCCGGACCGGCGACTTCTACGAGTCGGTGAACCGTGCGATGCGGACCGGAGTGACGATGACGCTCACGTCGATGGCGGCGATGATCGTCATGGCTGTCGTCGCGGCGCTGTTCGGGGTCGATCTCCTCCGGAACATCGGAATCATCCTCTCTGTCGGGCTTTGTGCTGACCTAATGAACACGTATCTGCTGAACGTCTCGCTGCTTCGCTGGTACAAATTCGAGGGGGTGAAACAGTAATGCTCGAACCCATCAAGAACAACTGGCAAATATTGCTCTTGGTCGTCGTCGTACTCGGCGCGACGGTAGCGCTTTTCGCGCCGCAGTTCGGTCCCCAGACCGCCCCGGGCGAGAACGTCTCCGAGGCCCAACAGGGCATCACGAACCTCCAGTACGGACTCGATCTGGCGGGCGGGACGCGAGTCCGCGCACCACTCGTCGGCTACACCGCCACCGAGGTCGACTTCGGCGGTGATCAACCGGATGACGTCGCTCGCGCAATCGCAGACGAACTTGAGAACGCCTCGGCAAGCGATATCACTGCGGTGCCTGCGGAGAGCGCGGTCGATGTCACAGAGACATCAGTCACCGAAGCGCAGTTCCGGGCGGCGATGGACGCCTCGGGATACGCCTACGAGGACGTTCGCTCCGGCGTGACTCAGGAGACTCGCGATGTCGCACAGCGGGTCATCGAGGACAAGATCGACGAGACCGGGCTCTCTGGCGGAACGGTCCAGCAGGTCCAGTCGCTCACCGGCGAGTACTTCATCCTCGTCGAGGTGCCCGGAGAGAACCGAAGCAGCGTAACCAGCCTGCTCGAAGAACGCGGGACCGTCCAGATCGACATCGCGTACCCGACCGAAAACGGGACCGCTGTCGAAGAGGAGGTGCTGACGCAAGACGACTTCGCGGAGCTTGGATCGGCTGCCCAGAACGATCGGGGCACCGGCGCCTACGTGCCGGTGACGGTCCGGAACACCGCCCCGGAGGGCGAGCAGTCGCCCGCCCATAGCTTCCAGCAGGCGGTCGCGGACCGCGGGTTCGCCGCGGCGTACAACTCCAACCAGGACCGGTGCGACTACAGCGAGAACCCGGACGACGTGAGCAATCCGTGCCTCCTGCTCACCGTCGACGGCGAGGTCGTCAACTCCTTCGGGATGGACCCGGACCTCGCGGACAGCATGGCGAGCGGCTCGTGGGCCACCGATGGCGGCTTCCGGCTCACAACGGGTGAGTTCAGCGAGGCCGAGCGAATCGCCATCAATCTGCGTGCCGGCGCGCTCCCGGCCGACCTCGACATCAGCGGACAGGGGACCTCGCGGTCCATCTCGGCGGCACAGGGGGAGAACTACAAGAACTACTCGCTGGTGACCGGAATTCTCGCGGTGTTCGCGGTTGCCGGCATGGTGTTCCTCCGCTACCGCGAGCCCGCGGTGGCGCTGCCGATGATCGTCACGGCGCTCGCTGAGGTGTACGCGCTGCTCGGCTTCGCCGCGCTGTTGAGCTACCCCGTCGAGTTGGCTGTGATCGCCGGCTTCATCGCTGTCGTCGGGACGGGAGTCGACGACCTCGTGATCATCGCCGACGAGGTGATGAGCGAGGGCGAGGTCAACTCCCGAAAGGTGTTCGACTCCCGGTTCCGCCGCGCCTTCTGGGTGATCGGCGCGGCCGCGGCGACCACGATCATCGCGATGTCACCCCTGATGGTGCTGTCACTCGGGGACCTGTCCGGGTTCGCGATCTTTACCATCCTCGGGGTCCTGATCGGCGTGTTGATCACCCGCCCCGCGTACGGTGACATCTTGCGTCGCCTGCTGACGGTCCGGTGAAGATCGAAGCGTCCAGATCCAAGTAACGACCTTCCGCGCTCGTCTCGCCGAACGCGGAAGCGGTTACCCACCGCGAGCAACTTGAATACGTGATTCACGACGCACCGCACGCAATGGCTCCGGCGCGCGCCGCTCCGGAGCCACGGTCGTCGCGGGCGCGGAACCATGAGGAGGAACGGGTGTGACCGCCTACGCCGAGATCGTCGTCGTCGCGTTCGTCGCCCAGCTCGCGGTGCTGCCGGGCGAGAAGGTGCAGTTCATGATCGCCGCGCTGTCGACGCGGTACGACCCGAAAGTCGTCGTCGCCGCCGCGGGCTCGGCGTTCGCCGGCTGGACGGCGATCGAGATCGCCTTCGGCCAAGCCCTGCAGTCGGCGCTTCCCGGCGTCGTGCTCGACGCCGTGACCGCGGTGCTGTTCTTCGTCTTCGCGTACCTGCTGTACCGGTCGATGCCGAACCGGGAGTCGGGACAGATCGCCTCGGACGGTGACGGCGACCCGGAGGCGGTCGATTCGGACCCGGAGCCCAGCGACGCGACCCTCGCCGCGCTGGAGTCGGTGACGCTTCCCGGACCGCTCGACCGCTACGCCGGATCGTTCGGCGGCTTCCTGCCGATATTCGTGCTCACCGCCACCGGCGAGTTCGGCGACAAGACCCAGCTGGTGACGATCGGACT encodes:
- a CDS encoding cation:proton antiporter; its protein translation is MAAYEIGLLIIGFAILGAAILPRLLEHRPLSFPIIYVTFGLLLFTVIPGTPSLNPVESSYVTERLTELVVIISLMGAGLKIDRPFSLKTWSAAWRLILIALPITAGVMAVLAWGIIGLLPATAILLGAVIAPTDPVLASGVGSGAPLTELEEEQDPRQRWGTVRFSLTAEAGFNDGLAFPLTNLAIAAAGAALVEGASWSWLVDWVLVDVLYKIAAGVVLGYVIGNLMGRFLFRLPTTESVAEIMGGGQEVMAGIEALATTLIAYSVTELLGGYGFIAVFVGALTLRHFEWEHDYYVELHDFAVVVERLLMATVLVLFGGAIAGGLLGALTWTEALIGMILLLVVRPVAGILSFIGTAASWPERAVIGFFGIRGIGSFYYLSHALAESSFQEIELLIAAEQLWAFVGFVVLMSIILHGMSANPVMNALNRRQQRQEN
- a CDS encoding helix-turn-helix transcriptional regulator, whose product is MSLRVRPLLRCVNVKQYDVESPIVDIAYLARSEHRISTLVALTERPRSRSELCELTGVSSSTMRRTLDEFNDRLWIRKDGYQYAATRLGEAIASGMEDLIERVETERELRSVWQWLPDAISEFPFETWSELTVTVAEPDAPYRPVGRFESLLRETTTVRFLRPEVALMDLCFDLLYQLIGEGVDVTLIDRPECHRYFLSTYPDRSSEMIQQDNFTVLEHNDLPSYGTGLLDERITISCYERDSGTVHALIDTDAPAVREWAESLYESHRADARHVEPQKSAE
- a CDS encoding OsmC family protein produces the protein MTAERQLSHGIDLETLDGFAAHAAENPQAVRLGLGASATYEGTAAHSLAKVDSYELGDETIARETREYTIPYGAWKEVLDAGGWVGGIDRLEPVEAALSALAACINVGISINAAANGVDIDHLQTRVRTDFDPAVLFGLEELKEADSVFENLTAEIEIDGDNLDQDLIDEWARRAPVYTFVSLAQDVDMSVNTPAEMVSDD
- a CDS encoding ATP-binding protein, with the translated sequence MSDPALDVVEFVLTTHLYTENRDLDENDLPPRFRQVFWSDDAADDAPGGVERPLKATSETTRTATGVEHPWDAVSDLLFTQRTEFSGEISLTQPAMALEWYRDHADDERIAANPTVVAALEASDDLDAPVTHEEARDSVRPIQADRVWIDALLEEYFDEDEDGEMLDLVNVRAPEEIETTLADLVLTGDQEGEIQKIVKAIEHREYLASIGLREIGKLLFVGPPGTGKTTVSRALAHELGIPLVEVKMSMITSQYLGETAKNVEKTFEVAKRLSPCILFIDEFDSVAKTRRSDEHAALKRAVNTLLKSIDEVSLVRDEVLLIGATNHPDQLDAAAWRRFDEIVNFPKPDRDMRADILRVVTREMQIADFDPEEVADRTTGLTGSDLRMVLREAVLGALTEDRMTITQQDVMEAVEDFEERDNLKNMDMIDGEGAEVLGETDPDGQDHTHDDEGDDTAHDHGAHSHSHD
- a CDS encoding NUDIX hydrolase; amino-acid sequence: MSSEDAAATGDSAGQADADHENALQDVIAVDPEDVEQGTVNRLDAHTGDGIRHRAFTCLVYDTEGRILLAQRAPTKRLWDAHWDGTVASHPVEGQSQKDATEQRLEEELGITPEQYDDLRVTDKFEYKRYYPNEGVEWEVCSVLKVTLDDTSLDPDEEEIGGMLWADYEHLHENPSLYRQLRLCPWFEIAMRRDFS
- a CDS encoding DUF2064 domain-containing protein; the encoded protein is MTVVAVLAKPPREGLVATGLAESTPLSAAEAADLYEALFRDAVLAVDRSGGELLVNYPVNDDLPAEYRTDAAPEAELRTLVADTLGGTEEVRFERQVGSSFGARAGNTVTHLLREENADSVAIVTPQAPMLSRTVIDSAAMKLRTNEVVLGPSTRGRTYYAGFTAPIDFDGAFEAPNLPTLAARGRDADLDVEFLESSPSMVDGDDLLDAVPLLRARFAAQRVVPDYTAAFVHEHGLDVVVEDGDARIVRD
- a CDS encoding DUF5812 family protein; translation: MTDEKESTFLVTHVESDSAVLKDVHDGQVHTLSSNPGLTVDDALEATVAPDPPMEVTYQIVEIMEQRALSIAESEEPPTVHERELATETETGELAREERAGVGEIHVLTPPEEDTADAVSDVIDDREATLSRAARLGVNRVEVRSEPGVVSVRYMP
- the secF gene encoding protein translocase subunit SecF, coding for MVAIEVPEVNYTEYSNRQLVAIPLAVLVLALAIIGGWYLVTGAPANLGLEFTGGVELRIADDGGDVEQQIETAFERQPDSVRSIPADDVYVVTFRAADEDPGGLADDLSAQADEAGLSTSAIDQVSPSFASDTARTAVFGVALAFLGMSVLVFALFRTFVPSLAVVASAFSDLMVPIAVMNLLGIQMTLGTIAALLMIIGYSVDSDILLNNSVLRRTGDFYESVNRAMRTGVTMTLTSMAAMIVMAVVAALFGVDLLRNIGIILSVGLCADLMNTYLLNVSLLRWYKFEGVKQ
- a CDS encoding preprotein translocase subunit SecD, with product MLEPIKNNWQILLLVVVVLGATVALFAPQFGPQTAPGENVSEAQQGITNLQYGLDLAGGTRVRAPLVGYTATEVDFGGDQPDDVARAIADELENASASDITAVPAESAVDVTETSVTEAQFRAAMDASGYAYEDVRSGVTQETRDVAQRVIEDKIDETGLSGGTVQQVQSLTGEYFILVEVPGENRSSVTSLLEERGTVQIDIAYPTENGTAVEEEVLTQDDFAELGSAAQNDRGTGAYVPVTVRNTAPEGEQSPAHSFQQAVADRGFAAAYNSNQDRCDYSENPDDVSNPCLLLTVDGEVVNSFGMDPDLADSMASGSWATDGGFRLTTGEFSEAERIAINLRAGALPADLDISGQGTSRSISAAQGENYKNYSLVTGILAVFAVAGMVFLRYREPAVALPMIVTALAEVYALLGFAALLSYPVELAVIAGFIAVVGTGVDDLVIIADEVMSEGEVNSRKVFDSRFRRAFWVIGAAAATTIIAMSPLMVLSLGDLSGFAIFTILGVLIGVLITRPAYGDILRRLLTVR
- a CDS encoding TMEM165/GDT1 family protein; this translates as MTAYAEIVVVAFVAQLAVLPGEKVQFMIAALSTRYDPKVVVAAAGSAFAGWTAIEIAFGQALQSALPGVVLDAVTAVLFFVFAYLLYRSMPNRESGQIASDGDGDPEAVDSDPEPSDATLAALESVTLPGPLDRYAGSFGGFLPIFVLTATGEFGDKTQLVTIGLAVQYGATSAIWLGEMLAIIPISLANAYFFHTFAHRFDMRRAHLGSAVLFAFFGADTVLSIAAGFSVWETFMETVSAAASGLF